The following coding sequences are from one Coleofasciculus sp. FACHB-T130 window:
- a CDS encoding PAS domain S-box protein, producing MLTHNRDKGKSLNGYEWAEAGFFNLSLDLLCIAGLDGYFKHLNPAWEKTLGFTKEELLSQSFMELVHPEDWEATITEAQKLATGAETISFENRYRCKDGSYKWLLWTSAVSTEEGLLYAVARDISDRKAAEEKLLNLRAVLENAVEGISRLDTQGRYVTVNKAYANAAGYEPEEMIGMEWQRTVHPEEIDKLIAAYHKMLVDGKVEAETRGIRKDGSIFYKQVVMICDYDQEQRFIGHHCFMKDITERHRTEQERSQLANHIQLLLQSTGEGIYGIDLQGRCTFINKAAAQMLGYQPDEVMGKDMHELIHHSRPDGSFYPSVESPIFCAVRNRNSCRIDNEVLWRRDGAAFAAEYSAYPIFEGEEIKGAVVTFVDISDRKLAESALKQANEALEIRVEERTAQLRHTLQQLEDEITERQRAEKALYKEREFLNALLNNLADGIVACDANGVLTLFNRATQEFHGLPEQALPAEQWAEHFDLYLPDGKTLMKTEDIPLFRAFRGETVREVEMIIAPKQGKIRTLLASGQAIVDAQGKKLGAVVAMHDITERKEVEAALQQSELRLNSILNCLKDLVWSISATTYKTLFMNPVAEKFYGRSYSEFFNNSNLWLEVIHSEDRELALAYNHRVMQEGNGELEYRIIRPDGEVRWVYSRAWMIYDEHGTATRMDGLSTDITDRKQAEAALSESESRLNSILNSLKDVVWSVSASTFEVLYLNPATESVYQRPRQDFFDNPQVWFDSIHPEDRDRAFEYNRQVIVEGSGDIEYRILRPDGEVRWVRDKSRVIYDETGKAIRIDGLTSDITERKQAEKAQARLTAILEATPDFVGIANAEGRALYVNKAGRQMIGIGENEDITTMYIPDFMAASVIDGILNEGWQTVVREGIWSGESALQHRDGREVPISQVWMSHKLENGEVEFFSTIARDITPAKRAEEAIRQSETRLAEAQKIAHIGSWEFDLATGEIAWSEELFRVWGMEPNQPVPTYEELVQKIYPDDREVFVKAVELAITEGKPYEFDNRTLRPDGSIGYMFSKGQPIINSEGRVIKLFGTGLDITQRKQQEEALRQSEELYRALARNFPDGSVALFDKDLRYLLADGSELAAIGLSKELMEGKTLWEVFPPDTCETVEPMYQAALAGAMTVSEIPYGDRTYLVQILPVTNQQGEIFAGMTLTQNISDRKQAEEALRQREEQLRQILQNMPVMMTAFDADGNITVWNRECERVAGYSAAEIVGNPKALEWVYPDPAYRTSMLTIWAELGNNYRNWEWEITAKDGSVKTVAWSNISEGFPIPGWTTWGIGVDVTERKAAEEALAEKACLAAFRADVDTALTQGDRLQVILQRCTEAVVQHLDAAFARLWTLNREENVLELQASAGMYTHLNGSHSRVPVGQFKIGLIAQECQPHLTNSVIDDPRVADKDWAEREGLISFAGYPLIIENQILGVIAMFARKPLTEATLGALEFAADEIALGVKRLQAEEALRHSEARFRQLAQREALLNRLSSDIRNSLDVSTILGTAVQEIRNLLQIDRCLFLWYRPSAEQPVWEVVKEAKIPTLPSLLGQYPAPASSLTQKFTNLEILQVDDLANASDPAEQELYSASGYNAILSLPIQAPSGEIGVVSCIHHRGSRSWSGSEVELLQAVTDQLAIALFQAELYTQAQDSAQQAQEKAHQLQQTLHQLQQTQSHLIQSEKMSSLGQMVAGVAHEINNPVNFIHGNLTHANQYSQDLLNLLQLYKQHYPNPVPEIQDEIEAIDLDFVVEDLPKILGSMKMGTDRIRQIVLSLRNFSRLDEAAMKAVDIHEGIDSTLLILQNRLRAAPNYPSIEIVKEYGNLPLVECYAGQLNQVFMNLLNNGIDALETQPEPRIITIRTEVGRGKSLPDPYVLIRIADNGPGMTEPVKARLFDPFFTTKPVGKGTGLGLSISYQIVVEKHGGTLKCVSKPGQGAEFWIEIPISQGLT from the coding sequence GTGTTGACTCACAATCGCGACAAAGGAAAGAGCCTAAACGGATACGAGTGGGCAGAGGCGGGTTTCTTCAATCTCTCGCTGGATCTGCTTTGTATCGCCGGACTTGATGGCTACTTCAAGCACCTGAACCCTGCCTGGGAAAAAACTCTGGGTTTTACGAAGGAAGAACTCTTAAGCCAATCGTTTATGGAGTTGGTTCACCCGGAAGATTGGGAAGCAACCATCACCGAAGCGCAGAAGCTTGCTACAGGCGCGGAAACAATCTCTTTTGAGAACCGCTACCGATGCAAAGACGGCTCCTATAAATGGCTATTATGGACTTCTGCGGTCTCCACTGAAGAAGGTTTGCTGTATGCAGTGGCTCGTGACATTAGCGATCGCAAAGCGGCTGAAGAAAAACTCCTCAATTTAAGAGCTGTCTTGGAGAATGCCGTCGAAGGAATTTCCCGGCTAGACACTCAAGGGCGCTACGTTACCGTTAATAAAGCCTACGCCAATGCAGCGGGTTACGAACCTGAAGAAATGATTGGCATGGAATGGCAGCGAACGGTTCATCCGGAAGAGATCGACAAGCTGATCGCTGCTTACCACAAAATGTTGGTGGATGGCAAGGTAGAAGCTGAAACGAGAGGCATCCGTAAAGATGGCTCTATTTTTTATAAGCAAGTGGTGATGATCTGCGATTACGACCAAGAGCAGCGATTTATCGGTCATCACTGTTTTATGAAAGACATCACCGAACGTCACCGAACCGAACAAGAGCGATCTCAATTAGCTAATCACATCCAATTGCTGCTGCAATCGACCGGGGAAGGCATCTACGGGATAGATTTACAGGGACGTTGTACCTTCATCAACAAAGCGGCGGCTCAGATGCTGGGATACCAGCCGGATGAAGTGATGGGCAAGGATATGCACGAGTTAATCCATCACAGTCGCCCCGATGGCTCCTTCTATCCCAGTGTTGAGTCTCCGATTTTTTGTGCTGTTCGCAACAGGAACAGTTGCCGGATTGACAACGAAGTTCTATGGCGGCGGGATGGAGCTGCTTTTGCTGCCGAATATTCGGCTTATCCGATTTTTGAGGGTGAGGAAATCAAAGGGGCTGTTGTCACCTTCGTTGATATCAGCGATCGCAAGTTAGCAGAGTCAGCACTCAAACAGGCGAATGAAGCCCTCGAAATCCGAGTCGAGGAACGCACCGCCCAATTAAGGCATACCCTCCAGCAGCTAGAAGACGAAATAACTGAGCGCCAGCGGGCAGAGAAAGCTTTATACAAAGAAAGAGAATTCTTAAATGCATTGCTGAATAACTTGGCAGATGGCATTGTCGCTTGTGACGCTAATGGAGTTTTAACGCTATTTAATCGAGCGACACAAGAGTTTCATGGATTGCCGGAACAAGCTCTTCCTGCCGAACAATGGGCTGAACACTTCGATTTATATCTGCCTGATGGGAAAACACTGATGAAAACGGAAGATATTCCGTTGTTTAGAGCGTTTCGGGGAGAGACGGTTCGGGAAGTAGAAATGATCATCGCCCCGAAGCAAGGAAAAATCCGCACCCTCCTCGCTAGTGGACAAGCGATCGTTGATGCTCAGGGAAAAAAACTAGGTGCAGTTGTGGCGATGCACGACATCACCGAGCGCAAGGAAGTAGAAGCGGCTTTACAACAGAGTGAGTTACGACTCAACAGTATTCTAAATTGTCTTAAAGATTTGGTGTGGTCTATTTCAGCCACCACCTATAAAACGCTGTTTATGAACCCAGTGGCTGAGAAGTTTTATGGGCGGTCTTACTCGGAGTTCTTCAACAACTCCAACCTCTGGCTGGAGGTTATTCATTCAGAAGATCGCGAACTCGCCCTTGCCTATAACCACAGGGTTATGCAAGAGGGCAATGGTGAACTGGAGTACCGAATTATCCGACCCGATGGCGAAGTGCGATGGGTTTACAGTCGAGCCTGGATGATTTATGACGAGCACGGTACTGCTACCCGCATGGATGGTCTGTCCACCGATATCACAGATCGCAAGCAAGCCGAGGCAGCTCTGAGCGAAAGCGAGTCGCGGCTCAACAGCATCCTAAATTCGCTGAAAGACGTGGTGTGGTCTGTTTCAGCCAGCACCTTTGAAGTGCTTTACCTCAACCCAGCGACCGAGAGTGTTTATCAACGCCCAAGACAAGATTTCTTTGACAACCCCCAAGTGTGGTTTGATAGCATTCACCCCGAAGATCGCGATCGCGCCTTTGAATACAACCGTCAGGTTATAGTCGAGGGCAGCGGTGACATAGAGTACCGAATTCTCCGACCCGATGGCGAAGTTCGTTGGGTTCGTGACAAGAGCCGAGTGATTTACGATGAAACCGGGAAAGCTATTCGTATAGATGGTTTAACTTCTGACATTACCGAGCGTAAACAGGCAGAAAAAGCTCAGGCAAGACTGACCGCAATCTTAGAAGCAACACCTGACTTCGTAGGCATCGCCAATGCAGAAGGACGCGCCTTATACGTCAACAAGGCCGGTCGCCAAATGATAGGAATTGGCGAGAATGAGGATATCACAACGATGTATATCCCCGATTTCATGGCAGCTTCAGTCATCGACGGGATTCTGAACGAAGGGTGGCAGACTGTTGTCAGAGAAGGTATTTGGAGTGGCGAATCAGCGTTGCAGCACCGGGATGGCAGAGAGGTTCCTATCTCCCAGGTATGGATGAGCCATAAATTAGAAAATGGGGAGGTTGAATTTTTCTCTACGATCGCCCGCGATATCACTCCTGCTAAGCGGGCAGAGGAAGCCATCCGCCAAAGCGAAACTAGACTTGCAGAAGCTCAAAAAATTGCCCATATCGGCAGTTGGGAATTCGATCTGGCGACTGGAGAAATCGCTTGGTCGGAGGAACTATTCCGCGTGTGGGGTATGGAGCCGAACCAACCCGTACCGACTTACGAAGAGTTGGTGCAAAAAATTTATCCGGATGACCGGGAAGTTTTTGTAAAAGCAGTTGAGCTAGCAATTACTGAAGGCAAGCCCTACGAATTCGACAATCGCACTTTGCGCCCTGATGGTTCGATTGGATATATGTTCTCCAAAGGGCAACCGATTATCAACTCTGAGGGTCGGGTCATCAAGCTATTTGGAACAGGACTAGACATCACCCAGCGCAAGCAACAAGAAGAAGCCCTACGACAAAGCGAAGAACTATACCGCGCCCTTGCCCGAAATTTCCCCGACGGTTCGGTGGCTTTATTTGATAAGGACTTGCGCTACCTGCTGGCAGATGGAAGCGAATTAGCCGCCATCGGGCTTTCCAAAGAACTTATGGAAGGAAAAACCCTATGGGAGGTTTTTCCTCCAGACACCTGCGAAACTGTGGAACCGATGTATCAAGCAGCATTAGCTGGTGCCATGACGGTTTCTGAAATCCCCTATGGCGATCGCACCTATCTGGTGCAAATTCTGCCTGTCACTAACCAGCAGGGAGAAATCTTTGCGGGGATGACGTTGACGCAAAATATCAGCGATCGCAAACAGGCAGAGGAGGCGTTGCGGCAGCGGGAAGAACAATTGCGCCAGATTCTTCAGAATATGCCAGTTATGATGACTGCCTTCGATGCAGACGGAAACATCACTGTCTGGAACCGCGAGTGCGAAAGGGTTGCAGGCTACAGTGCTGCGGAAATTGTTGGCAATCCCAAAGCACTGGAGTGGGTGTATCCAGATCCCGCCTATCGCACATCAATGCTGACCATCTGGGCTGAACTTGGCAATAACTACCGTAACTGGGAATGGGAAATCACGGCTAAAGATGGAAGTGTCAAAACAGTAGCATGGTCGAATATCTCCGAGGGATTCCCCATTCCCGGCTGGACCACTTGGGGCATTGGTGTGGACGTAACCGAACGCAAAGCCGCTGAAGAAGCTCTAGCAGAGAAAGCTTGCTTAGCCGCGTTTCGTGCGGATGTAGACACTGCGCTGACTCAGGGCGATCGCTTGCAGGTGATACTGCAACGCTGCACCGAGGCTGTAGTCCAACATCTCGATGCCGCGTTTGCAAGGCTATGGACGCTTAACAGAGAGGAGAATGTATTGGAGTTGCAAGCGAGTGCGGGGATGTATACCCACCTTAATGGCTCTCATAGCCGCGTACCCGTTGGTCAATTCAAGATCGGCCTAATTGCCCAAGAGTGCCAGCCCCACCTGACCAACTCTGTGATTGACGATCCTCGTGTTGCTGATAAAGATTGGGCAGAAAGAGAGGGCTTGATCTCCTTCGCTGGTTATCCCCTGATTATCGAAAACCAGATATTAGGGGTTATCGCCATGTTTGCCCGGAAACCGCTTACCGAAGCTACGCTGGGGGCGCTAGAATTTGCAGCCGACGAGATTGCATTAGGTGTTAAGCGCCTACAGGCAGAGGAGGCGTTGCGACACTCGGAAGCACGATTTAGACAACTCGCTCAACGCGAGGCACTGCTCAACCGTTTGTCCAGCGATATCAGGAACTCCCTTGATGTCAGTACCATATTAGGAACGGCTGTGCAGGAGATCCGCAATTTGTTGCAGATTGACCGATGCCTGTTTCTTTGGTATCGACCATCAGCAGAACAACCAGTCTGGGAAGTGGTAAAAGAAGCGAAGATACCTACCCTGCCTAGCTTGCTGGGTCAATACCCAGCCCCAGCAAGTTCGCTAACTCAGAAGTTCACCAACTTGGAAATCCTCCAAGTTGACGATCTTGCAAACGCCAGCGATCCAGCCGAACAGGAACTCTATAGTGCTTCGGGCTACAATGCTATCCTATCGCTGCCAATTCAAGCTCCTTCTGGTGAGATTGGTGTGGTCAGTTGCATCCATCATCGTGGTTCTCGGTCTTGGAGTGGCTCGGAGGTGGAACTGCTGCAAGCGGTAACTGACCAACTCGCGATCGCGCTTTTCCAAGCCGAACTCTACACGCAAGCTCAAGACTCTGCACAGCAAGCTCAAGAAAAAGCTCACCAGCTACAGCAAACTTTGCACCAGTTGCAACAAACTCAAAGTCATCTGATTCAAAGTGAAAAGATGTCCAGCCTCGGTCAGATGGTTGCTGGTGTTGCCCACGAAATCAATAATCCTGTCAACTTCATCCACGGCAACCTCACCCACGCAAATCAATACAGCCAAGATTTACTGAATCTCCTCCAACTCTACAAGCAGCACTATCCCAATCCAGTTCCGGAAATTCAAGATGAAATCGAGGCGATTGACCTTGATTTTGTGGTAGAAGACCTCCCGAAAATCCTGGGTTCGATGAAGATGGGGACTGACCGCATCCGTCAGATTGTTCTGTCGCTGCGGAATTTCTCGCGCTTGGATGAAGCCGCCATGAAGGCAGTGGATATTCATGAAGGGATTGATAGCACCCTCCTGATCTTGCAAAATCGACTGAGAGCCGCCCCCAACTATCCCAGCATTGAAATTGTTAAAGAGTATGGCAATCTACCGCTGGTTGAGTGCTACGCGGGACAGCTCAATCAAGTGTTTATGAACCTGCTCAACAATGGGATTGATGCCCTAGAAACGCAGCCCGAACCGAGAATCATTACCATTCGGACTGAAGTGGGACGTGGGAAATCCCTTCCTGACCCTTATGTTTTGATTCGGATTGCTGATAACGGCCCAGGGATGACCGAGCCAGTAAAAGCTCGCCTATTTGATCCCTTCTTTACGACTAAACCTGTAGGGAAAGGTACAGGTCTGGGATTATCCATCAGTTATCAAATTGTGGTGGAAAAGCACGGTGGCACTTTAAAATGTGTCTCCAAACCAGGACAAGGAGCGGAGTTTTGGATTGAGATTCCCATTTCTCAAGGTCTAACTTAA
- a CDS encoding WD40 repeat domain-containing protein, which produces MKPPARKAKVKRHLYKEKILSFAFLPFSFYCFALASQPLPAAAKTIIQEAEAVPSAPAQILPPEAWRNVQLLRTLKGHNATIDSLTFTPDGKFLISGGSDNDGRIKFWWVRSWKEVGSLRAHSQAVMTLAMSPNSEILASCSNDSSLNLWNWKTGKYTRTFLDHTSNILSAAITSDSEMLVTGALDGIRVWNLRTQRPIYNLVRFDNQTYAVAPNPNGEILASGGKDTAIKVWDLQNGRFLDSLSGHSGAISTLAFTPDGSTLISGSYDRTIKVWDFNSGRLLYTLSGHTGWIRAIAIAPSGQVMATASQDGVRLWNLRTGELIALLVGHSDWVKSVAFSPDGRTLASGGFDRTIKIWQVGSVP; this is translated from the coding sequence ATGAAACCTCCGGCTCGGAAGGCAAAAGTCAAAAGGCATTTATACAAAGAAAAAATTCTGAGTTTTGCATTTTTACCTTTTAGCTTTTATTGTTTCGCCCTTGCCAGTCAGCCTCTCCCAGCCGCCGCCAAAACAATAATCCAGGAAGCTGAAGCTGTTCCGTCTGCCCCAGCCCAAATCCTGCCTCCTGAAGCTTGGAGAAACGTTCAACTCCTCCGCACTCTCAAGGGTCACAACGCGACAATTGATTCCTTGACCTTCACCCCTGATGGAAAATTTCTCATCAGCGGGGGGAGCGACAATGACGGCAGAATAAAATTTTGGTGGGTGAGAAGTTGGAAAGAAGTGGGTAGCCTCAGGGCGCATAGTCAGGCAGTGATGACCCTTGCGATGAGTCCTAATTCAGAAATTCTGGCGAGTTGCAGCAATGACTCCTCGCTGAATTTATGGAATTGGAAGACTGGAAAATATACCCGGACTTTTCTGGATCATACGAGTAATATTCTGTCAGCGGCGATTACCTCGGATAGTGAAATGCTGGTGACGGGTGCTTTGGATGGGATTCGAGTCTGGAATTTGAGAACGCAGCGCCCGATTTACAACCTGGTGCGTTTCGATAACCAAACTTATGCAGTTGCCCCAAATCCCAATGGGGAGATTCTAGCAAGCGGCGGCAAAGATACTGCGATTAAGGTCTGGGATCTCCAGAATGGAAGATTTCTTGACTCATTGTCGGGACATAGCGGTGCAATCAGTACTTTAGCGTTCACGCCGGATGGAAGTACGCTGATCAGTGGCAGCTACGATCGCACCATCAAAGTCTGGGATTTTAATAGCGGACGATTGCTTTACACCCTTTCAGGGCATACAGGTTGGATTCGGGCGATCGCGATCGCTCCTTCTGGACAAGTTATGGCGACTGCCAGTCAGGATGGAGTCCGCTTGTGGAACTTGAGAACGGGCGAACTGATTGCTTTGCTGGTCGGACATTCCGATTGGGTGAAATCGGTTGCCTTTAGTCCTGACGGGCGAACTCTGGCGAGTGGGGGGTTTGACAGAACCATTAAAATTTGGCAAGTCGGCTCTGTTCCCTAA
- a CDS encoding heavy metal-responsive transcriptional regulator: protein MIGTSVSIEWLKIGEVAARSGLPVKTIRYYEDIGLLAPTVKRTPSGYRLFNREIVNRLAFIKRSQALGLTLSEIQEILTVHDRGQLPCGALKQLLHAKVEAIAEQIESLEILKSELEGLISGWQDRPPAHHIDHTICPNIQSAP from the coding sequence ATGATTGGCACTTCTGTTTCAATTGAATGGCTTAAAATCGGTGAAGTTGCCGCTCGGAGTGGTCTGCCTGTCAAAACCATTCGCTATTACGAAGATATTGGTCTGTTAGCACCGACGGTGAAGCGGACACCTTCCGGCTATCGTCTTTTTAATCGTGAGATTGTCAATCGGCTGGCATTCATTAAGCGATCGCAAGCACTCGGACTCACTCTCAGCGAGATTCAAGAAATTTTAACAGTTCACGATCGGGGGCAGTTACCCTGCGGTGCCTTGAAGCAGCTTCTGCACGCGAAAGTAGAGGCGATCGCAGAACAAATTGAATCGCTAGAAATCCTCAAGAGCGAGCTAGAAGGGTTAATCTCTGGTTGGCAAGACCGACCGCCCGCTCACCACATCGATCATACTATCTGCCCCAATATTCAATCAGCACCATGA
- a CDS encoding TOBE domain-containing protein encodes MTMQISGRNQLRGKVTAIQLGDILAEVTIQVGDNLIDAVITRRSAENLQISVGDEVSALIKATEVMVIKEVD; translated from the coding sequence ATGACGATGCAAATTAGCGGACGGAATCAACTCAGGGGTAAAGTGACTGCGATTCAACTGGGTGATATCCTCGCCGAGGTGACAATTCAGGTGGGAGATAACTTAATTGATGCGGTGATTACTCGTCGTTCGGCAGAAAATCTGCAAATTTCAGTTGGCGATGAAGTGAGTGCCCTGATCAAGGCGACCGAAGTCATGGTGATCAAAGAGGTTGATTAG